A window of the Desulforapulum autotrophicum HRM2 genome harbors these coding sequences:
- a CDS encoding TRAP transporter permease codes for MNAVEEYHQDEAGQNLAQKLADEEAGIGRRVKGPLRFLIPGIAVVWSLFQLSIASWLILDTIFIRAIHLAFALTIVFLNFPFFKERHFGLGFLSAKRRIPVLDFMVATVACVSALYIMLDYTGITQRYGLPIGRDIVFGMTLTILLLEGARRVIGPALPVIAICFIGYSFLGPYMPDLIAFKGTSLSRFVGQMTMSSEGIYGIPLDVSATIVFLFVLFGAMLDKAGGGKYFIRLSLSLLGGFKGGPAKAAIMGSGLTGMVSGSSIANIVTTGTFTIPMMKKVGYPATKAAAVEVAASTDGQLAPPIMGAAAFIIAEYVNVPYIEVVKAAAVPAFASYAALFYISHIEASKLGIQGLPRKELPPFMETLLSGVHFLIPLLMLLYELIVKRHSPELSAFNAIWVMALIMVIQEPFKAWRNKQPLVPAFRQSIVNIFSALASGGRNMVSVALATAAAGIIVGVVALGLGGLITQVIDVLSMGNIFLMLVITALASLIIGMGLPTTATYIVMASLTAPAIVMIGGANDFIVPLMSAHLFCFYFGILADDTPPVGLAAYAAAAIAKSPPIATGIQGFMYDIRTAILPFMFIFNADLILHNITSWPQGILIFSMACFGNFAFASATQGWFIAKNRFYEVPLFLGVTFMLMRPDAVAPLLGIPHDQRYWVYPMGMALFGLLFLMQRPRMPVQNSMTAKEAFGNKL; via the coding sequence ATGAATGCCGTTGAGGAATACCACCAGGATGAAGCGGGCCAGAATCTGGCCCAGAAACTTGCCGATGAGGAGGCAGGCATTGGTCGACGGGTAAAGGGACCTTTACGTTTTCTCATTCCCGGAATTGCCGTGGTCTGGAGTCTGTTCCAGCTCTCCATTGCCAGTTGGCTGATTCTGGATACGATTTTTATCCGGGCCATCCATCTTGCCTTTGCCCTGACCATCGTGTTTCTTAACTTTCCATTTTTTAAAGAACGCCATTTTGGTCTTGGTTTTTTGTCGGCCAAGCGCCGTATTCCCGTGTTGGATTTTATGGTGGCAACCGTTGCCTGTGTTTCAGCACTTTATATCATGCTCGATTATACAGGCATCACCCAGCGTTACGGGCTTCCCATCGGACGGGATATTGTCTTTGGCATGACATTGACCATTCTTCTTCTTGAGGGAGCAAGACGGGTGATCGGTCCGGCCCTTCCCGTCATTGCCATCTGTTTTATTGGTTACTCGTTCCTTGGGCCCTACATGCCGGATCTCATTGCCTTTAAGGGGACTTCTCTTAGCCGGTTTGTCGGTCAGATGACCATGTCTTCCGAAGGCATCTACGGCATCCCTTTGGACGTGTCCGCCACCATTGTGTTTCTCTTTGTGCTCTTTGGTGCCATGCTCGACAAGGCCGGGGGAGGTAAATATTTTATCCGGCTGTCCTTGAGTCTGCTTGGGGGCTTCAAGGGTGGCCCTGCAAAGGCCGCCATCATGGGTAGCGGCCTTACGGGTATGGTGTCAGGTTCAAGTATTGCCAACATCGTTACCACCGGCACATTCACCATACCCATGATGAAAAAAGTGGGGTACCCCGCCACAAAGGCCGCAGCCGTGGAAGTGGCTGCAAGCACCGACGGACAGCTGGCCCCGCCCATTATGGGGGCTGCAGCGTTCATCATTGCAGAGTATGTCAACGTTCCCTATATTGAGGTGGTCAAGGCTGCTGCAGTGCCTGCCTTTGCCTCCTATGCGGCCCTTTTTTACATTTCCCACATCGAAGCATCAAAGCTTGGCATCCAGGGGTTGCCCAGAAAGGAACTTCCGCCGTTCATGGAAACCCTTTTAAGCGGGGTTCATTTCTTGATTCCCCTGTTGATGCTGCTCTATGAGTTGATCGTCAAGCGGCATTCCCCTGAATTATCTGCCTTTAACGCCATCTGGGTGATGGCCCTGATCATGGTCATCCAGGAGCCGTTCAAGGCATGGCGAAACAAACAACCCCTGGTCCCTGCCTTCAGGCAGAGCATTGTCAATATCTTTTCAGCCCTTGCATCGGGGGGCAGGAACATGGTGTCCGTGGCCCTTGCAACGGCTGCCGCAGGAATTATTGTGGGTGTTGTGGCCCTGGGGCTTGGCGGCCTGATCACCCAGGTGATCGATGTGCTGTCCATGGGCAATATTTTCCTCATGCTCGTAATCACGGCTTTAGCCAGCCTCATTATCGGCATGGGGCTTCCCACCACGGCCACTTATATTGTTATGGCATCGTTAACGGCGCCTGCCATTGTTATGATCGGTGGGGCCAATGATTTTATCGTCCCATTGATGTCGGCCCATCTGTTCTGCTTCTACTTTGGTATCCTGGCCGATGATACGCCCCCTGTGGGGCTTGCGGCCTATGCCGCTGCGGCCATTGCAAAATCGCCGCCCATTGCCACGGGTATCCAGGGGTTCATGTACGACATCAGAACCGCTATTCTTCCCTTTATGTTTATTTTTAACGCCGACCTGATACTGCACAACATCACCTCCTGGCCCCAGGGAATTCTGATATTTTCCATGGCCTGCTTTGGCAATTTTGCCTTTGCTTCGGCCACCCAGGGCTGGTTTATCGCCAAGAACCGCTTCTATGAGGTGCCGCTTTTTCTTGGGGTGACCTTCATGCTCATGCGGCCCGACGCCGTGGCCCCATTACTTGGTATCCCCCATGATCAGCGGTATTGGGTCTACCCCATGGGCATGGCCCTGTTTGGTCTTCTCTTTCTCATGCAGAGACCGAGAATGCCGGTACAAAACAGCATGACGGCAAAGGAGGCCTTTGGGAATAAATTATGA
- a CDS encoding valine--tRNA ligase — translation MSSDSLEKGYNPAGIEKKWYEQWEKQGFFKALDTSEKRPYSIVIPPPNVTGVLHMGHALNITVQDIMCRFRRLMGDNVLWMPGTDHAGIATQNVVERNLAQKGITRDQLGRETFIEEVWKWRNESGGAIINQLKRIGASCDWDRERFTMDEGLSEAVRKVFVRLYKEGLIYEGNYITNWCPRCKTALADLEVEYEEQDSFLYYIKYPFEDGNEGLVVATTRPETMFGDTGVALNPNDDRYKDLAETVVMLPLTDRKIPIVRDDYVDTTFGTGALKITPAHDPNDFNLGKTHNLESIKVIDDDGKMTEEAGRFAGLDRFVCRTEAVKALEELGLLVKKEPLKNSVGQCYRCRTVVEPSLSKQWFVKAGPLAKEAADAVRNGQTRIVPENWSKTYFDWLDNIRDWCISRQIWWGHRIPVWKCAACNGVIVEEQDPDCCTFCGSKDIIQETDVLDTWFSSALWPFSTMGWPENTDLLKTFYPTNALVTGFDILFFWVARMMMMGIHFMGEVPFKDVYIHALVRDEHGKKMSKSKGNVIDPLKVIDTYGADAFRFTLAAFAAQGRDVKMSEERVEGYRHFVNKLWNASRFALMHVDEQSKTIPLENLSPMESWIMERSTATARAVKEGIEEYRFNEAASAIYQFVWHEFCDWFLEAEKPALYEKEGLDRRNTARAVLARVLQDTVVMLHPFMPFVTEEIWHMLPTVENSIMAAHFPDVSESVPSINGRNIQADMDFVFGLVSGIRNIRGEMNIQPSLTLQVLMQTRDDNETALIVENRSMIENLSRLEHLEVSLPVTTKISSATAVVGNTTVHVLLEGVIDFDKEEQRLNKEIEKITKELLSISKRLNNESFLEKAPEDVVQKVNDQQAELEIKNDKLKSNLKRIQTMKG, via the coding sequence GTGCCGCTTCAGAAGACTCATGGGAGACAATGTTCTTTGGATGCCGGGAACCGACCATGCCGGTATTGCCACCCAGAATGTGGTTGAGCGCAACCTGGCCCAAAAGGGGATTACCCGGGATCAGCTTGGCCGGGAGACCTTTATTGAAGAGGTGTGGAAGTGGCGTAATGAATCCGGTGGAGCCATCATCAACCAGCTCAAGCGAATCGGTGCCTCCTGCGATTGGGACCGGGAACGCTTTACCATGGATGAGGGGCTGTCCGAGGCCGTCCGAAAGGTGTTTGTAAGGCTCTACAAGGAAGGACTCATCTACGAGGGAAACTACATCACTAACTGGTGTCCAAGATGCAAGACAGCCCTTGCCGATCTCGAAGTTGAATACGAGGAACAGGACAGTTTTCTATACTATATTAAATATCCGTTTGAGGATGGGAACGAGGGCCTTGTGGTTGCAACCACCCGGCCTGAAACCATGTTTGGTGACACCGGGGTTGCCCTTAATCCCAATGACGATCGCTACAAAGATCTTGCTGAAACCGTTGTTATGCTTCCCCTGACCGACAGGAAGATACCCATTGTCCGGGACGATTATGTTGATACAACCTTTGGTACAGGCGCCCTCAAGATAACGCCGGCCCATGATCCCAATGACTTCAACCTGGGTAAAACCCACAACCTTGAAAGCATCAAGGTGATCGATGATGACGGTAAAATGACCGAAGAGGCGGGCAGGTTTGCAGGTCTTGATCGGTTTGTCTGCCGAACGGAGGCAGTGAAGGCCCTTGAGGAACTGGGGCTCCTGGTTAAAAAAGAACCCCTGAAAAACAGTGTGGGCCAGTGTTATCGATGCAGGACCGTGGTTGAACCATCCCTGTCAAAGCAGTGGTTTGTAAAGGCCGGTCCCCTTGCAAAGGAAGCGGCCGATGCCGTTCGTAACGGACAGACCCGGATTGTTCCTGAAAACTGGTCAAAGACCTATTTTGACTGGCTGGACAATATCAGAGACTGGTGTATTTCCCGGCAGATATGGTGGGGACACAGAATCCCCGTGTGGAAGTGTGCTGCCTGCAACGGTGTGATCGTTGAGGAACAGGATCCCGATTGCTGCACCTTTTGTGGTTCTAAGGATATCATTCAGGAGACGGACGTTCTTGACACCTGGTTCAGCAGTGCGCTGTGGCCTTTTTCCACCATGGGGTGGCCTGAAAATACCGATTTGTTAAAGACCTTTTATCCCACCAACGCCCTTGTGACCGGGTTTGACATTCTTTTTTTCTGGGTTGCCAGGATGATGATGATGGGTATCCACTTCATGGGTGAGGTGCCGTTCAAGGATGTCTACATCCACGCCCTGGTCCGTGACGAGCACGGAAAAAAGATGAGCAAATCCAAGGGGAATGTCATTGATCCTTTGAAGGTGATTGACACCTATGGTGCCGATGCTTTCAGGTTTACCCTGGCGGCCTTTGCGGCCCAGGGAAGGGATGTAAAAATGAGTGAGGAGCGGGTTGAGGGCTACCGCCATTTTGTTAATAAGCTATGGAACGCCTCTCGATTTGCCCTGATGCACGTTGATGAACAATCCAAAACCATACCCCTTGAAAATCTGTCGCCCATGGAATCGTGGATAATGGAACGATCGACCGCAACGGCCCGGGCCGTGAAAGAGGGTATCGAAGAATACCGGTTCAACGAGGCGGCAAGCGCCATCTATCAGTTTGTATGGCACGAGTTCTGCGACTGGTTTCTTGAGGCTGAAAAACCGGCCCTCTATGAAAAAGAGGGCCTTGATCGCAGGAACACGGCACGGGCTGTTCTTGCAAGGGTGCTCCAGGACACTGTTGTCATGCTCCATCCGTTCATGCCCTTTGTCACAGAAGAGATCTGGCATATGCTTCCCACGGTTGAAAACAGTATCATGGCGGCACACTTTCCAGATGTGAGTGAATCTGTTCCGAGCATTAACGGTCGAAATATCCAGGCGGATATGGACTTTGTGTTCGGGCTTGTTTCAGGTATCCGCAACATACGTGGAGAGATGAATATTCAACCATCCTTGACCCTTCAGGTCCTGATGCAGACCCGGGATGACAATGAGACAGCCCTTATTGTTGAAAACCGTTCCATGATCGAAAACCTCTCCCGCCTTGAGCATCTTGAGGTGTCGTTGCCTGTGACAACCAAAATATCCTCGGCCACTGCCGTGGTGGGGAATACAACGGTTCATGTGCTGCTTGAGGGGGTCATTGATTTTGACAAGGAAGAACAGCGCCTGAATAAGGAGATCGAAAAAATTACCAAAGAACTCCTCTCCATATCAAAACGGCTGAACAATGAAAGTTTTCTTGAAAAGGCCCCCGAGGATGTGGTTCAGAAGGTGAACGATCAGCAGGCCGAACTTGAGATAAAAAACGACAAGCTTAAGAGTAACCTTAAGCGGATTCAGACCATGAAAGGATAA
- the lepA gene encoding translation elongation factor 4: MNIKQKNIRNFSIIAHIDHGKSTLSDRLIQLSGIISDRDFKDQILDSMDIERERGITIKSQTVSLPYTGNDGEEYLLNLIDTPGHVDFSYEVSRALASCEGAFLLVDASQGVEAQTLANIYLAMEHDLAIVPVINKIDLPSAEIEWVKDQIDEDLGLDSETALLVSAKTGVGVANVFEAAVAKIPPPQGDENAPLKALIFDSHYDPYRGIIVHVRVFEGSLAPGEKIAFLSSDSIYKVEEVGIFQIKRRPVDRIRAGQVGYMIAGIKLISDVKCGDTLTHSGNRCKAAMKGFRDPNPVVFSSMYPVASDEYPELTEALEKLKLNDASLVYEKDSSAALGFGYRCGFLGLLHLEVVQERLEREYDLSLILTSPSVRYEITRTDGTIQIIDNPSLYPDPAEIEKTREPFIKASIIVPDRYMGAVMQVSMEHRGVSTNYQYLTSNRIEMKFTLPLAEVVYEFYDRLKSVTQGYGSFDYEVAGYQETDLVKLDFLVNGERVDALSQLVHRDKAVDRAKNACKKLRDEIPRQMFKIAIQGAIGGKIISRETVSAYRKDVTAKCYGGDISRKRKLLEKQKKGKKRMKMVGSVEIPQSAFLSVLKSGK; encoded by the coding sequence TTGAATATAAAGCAGAAGAACATCCGCAATTTCAGTATCATTGCCCATATTGATCACGGCAAGTCAACCCTTTCCGACCGATTGATCCAGCTTTCCGGAATTATCTCAGATCGTGACTTCAAGGACCAGATACTTGATTCCATGGACATCGAACGTGAAAGGGGGATTACCATCAAGAGCCAGACGGTCTCGCTTCCCTACACGGGTAATGATGGTGAGGAGTATCTTCTTAATCTCATTGACACCCCAGGACATGTGGATTTTTCCTACGAGGTTTCAAGGGCCCTTGCCTCGTGTGAGGGGGCTTTCCTGCTTGTGGATGCAAGCCAGGGAGTTGAAGCCCAGACCCTTGCAAACATCTACCTGGCCATGGAGCATGACCTTGCAATTGTTCCGGTGATCAACAAGATCGATCTTCCGTCGGCTGAAATTGAGTGGGTCAAGGACCAGATCGACGAGGACCTTGGGCTTGACAGTGAGACGGCCCTTCTTGTGTCGGCAAAGACAGGGGTAGGTGTTGCAAACGTCTTTGAGGCGGCAGTTGCAAAAATTCCGCCGCCCCAGGGGGATGAAAATGCTCCGCTTAAAGCCCTGATCTTTGATTCCCATTACGATCCCTACCGGGGAATTATTGTCCACGTGAGGGTGTTTGAGGGCAGTCTGGCACCGGGTGAAAAGATTGCCTTTCTCTCTTCGGACTCGATTTACAAGGTTGAAGAGGTCGGTATCTTTCAGATCAAACGGCGGCCGGTGGACCGGATCCGGGCAGGGCAGGTGGGTTACATGATCGCAGGCATCAAGCTTATCAGTGATGTCAAATGCGGTGATACGCTCACCCATTCGGGCAACCGGTGCAAGGCAGCCATGAAGGGATTCAGGGACCCCAATCCCGTTGTCTTTTCATCCATGTATCCCGTGGCATCTGACGAGTACCCGGAACTTACCGAAGCCCTTGAAAAACTCAAGCTCAACGACGCTTCCCTGGTTTATGAAAAGGATTCCTCTGCTGCCCTGGGGTTCGGTTACCGGTGTGGATTTCTGGGTCTTCTTCACCTTGAGGTGGTTCAGGAACGCCTGGAACGAGAGTATGACCTTTCGTTGATATTGACATCCCCATCCGTTCGCTATGAAATTACCCGCACCGACGGAACCATTCAGATTATCGACAACCCCTCGCTCTATCCTGACCCTGCTGAGATAGAAAAGACAAGGGAGCCCTTTATCAAGGCTTCGATTATTGTTCCAGACCGCTACATGGGTGCCGTCATGCAGGTGAGCATGGAGCACAGGGGGGTGAGCACCAATTATCAGTATCTGACCAGTAACCGCATCGAAATGAAGTTCACCCTTCCCTTGGCCGAGGTGGTGTACGAATTCTATGATCGCCTGAAGAGTGTCACCCAGGGCTATGGTTCTTTTGATTACGAAGTCGCAGGATATCAGGAGACAGACCTTGTTAAACTGGATTTCCTTGTCAATGGAGAGCGTGTGGATGCCCTGTCCCAGCTCGTACATCGGGACAAGGCCGTTGACAGGGCAAAAAATGCCTGCAAAAAATTAAGGGACGAGATTCCCAGGCAGATGTTTAAAATTGCCATCCAGGGGGCCATTGGTGGTAAGATCATTTCAAGGGAGACGGTGTCTGCCTATCGAAAGGATGTTACAGCCAAGTGTTATGGCGGTGACATCTCCAGAAAAAGAAAGCTGCTTGAAAAACAGAAAAAAGGAAAAAAGCGCATGAAAATGGTTGGATCTGTTGAAATCCCCCAGTCTGCCTTTCTCTCCGTGCTCAAATCAGGTAAATGA
- a CDS encoding GGDEF domain-containing response regulator: MTISILLVDDDVAVKSATQEFLELSGIDVTPASSAEEALELLNTFTPDIVLTDIMMQGMDGLELTRFVRKNYGVAVLVMTGYSANYSYEEAVNAGASDFIFKPFRFEELDLRIKRVLREVRLKREHAKMVDKLEELAITDGLTGLYNSRHFFCQLKAEIERYTRYHHPLSVLLLDIDLFKNYNDTWGHLEGDKVLMTMGEIITSCLRSNDTAYRYGGEEFTVVLPETRVEEACLVGERIRGILSQRVFTPEKEKTAKVTISIGATQFSTSDTLESFIKRADKAMYDSKKAGRDQLTCLPAPETKT; encoded by the coding sequence ATGACAATCTCAATCCTTCTTGTAGACGATGATGTGGCAGTCAAATCCGCTACCCAGGAATTCCTTGAACTCTCAGGGATTGATGTCACCCCAGCGTCCAGTGCAGAAGAGGCCCTTGAGCTTCTCAACACCTTTACGCCGGACATCGTTCTCACCGACATCATGATGCAGGGAATGGATGGTCTTGAACTGACCCGGTTTGTAAGAAAAAATTATGGGGTGGCTGTCCTTGTCATGACAGGTTACAGCGCCAACTACTCCTATGAAGAGGCGGTTAACGCAGGTGCCAGCGACTTTATTTTCAAGCCCTTCAGGTTTGAGGAGCTTGATCTTCGTATCAAACGGGTCCTGCGGGAAGTTCGGCTTAAACGTGAACACGCCAAAATGGTTGACAAACTCGAAGAACTTGCCATCACCGACGGACTTACCGGTCTATACAACTCCCGCCACTTTTTCTGTCAGCTCAAGGCAGAAATAGAACGGTACACCCGTTATCACCATCCCCTGTCTGTTCTGCTCCTGGATATTGATCTGTTCAAAAACTACAACGACACCTGGGGCCATCTTGAGGGTGACAAGGTGCTCATGACCATGGGAGAAATTATCACCTCCTGCCTTCGGTCCAATGACACGGCCTATCGCTATGGGGGTGAAGAGTTCACCGTAGTCCTGCCTGAAACCCGGGTGGAAGAGGCCTGCCTTGTGGGAGAGAGGATCCGTGGCATCCTGTCACAAAGAGTGTTCACCCCGGAAAAGGAAAAAACGGCCAAGGTTACCATCAGCATCGGGGCAACCCAGTTTTCCACAAGTGACACCCTTGAATCCTTTATCAAGCGCGCGGATAAGGCCATGTACGATTCAAAAAAAGCAGGCAGGGATCAATTGACCTGCCTGCCTGCTCCAGAAACAAAAACCTGA
- a CDS encoding TAXI family TRAP transporter solute-binding subunit codes for MKRMLISGLSIVVSLVFFLGMQVTEVAAKTTFVTIGTGGITGVYYPTGGAISKIVNKKRKEYGIRCTVESTGGSVFNVNAVMAGDLEFGVVQSDRQYQAVHGTKMSEWDGKPQADLRAVFSIHPESCTLVAAVDANIKSIQDLKGKRVNIGNPGSGHRQNAIDALTAVGIDWEKDIIAEGIKAAEAAGLLQDERIDAFFYTVGHPNGSFKEATAGVRKVTFVPIEGPGIDALIKRLPYYATAMVPVVENYPAAVNDSDIKTFGVKATLVTSAKVPDDVVYAITKEVFENFEDFKKLHPAYKVLTKQNMLEGLSAPIHPGAMRYYKEAGLK; via the coding sequence ATGAAACGAATGTTAATTTCTGGTCTTTCCATCGTCGTGTCCCTGGTCTTTTTTCTTGGAATGCAAGTGACTGAAGTTGCGGCAAAAACAACCTTTGTAACCATTGGAACCGGCGGTATAACAGGGGTTTATTACCCAACAGGCGGTGCCATTTCAAAGATCGTGAACAAGAAGAGAAAAGAGTACGGAATTCGCTGCACCGTCGAATCCACGGGCGGGTCTGTGTTTAACGTCAATGCCGTCATGGCAGGCGATCTTGAGTTCGGCGTGGTTCAGTCGGACCGTCAATACCAGGCCGTCCATGGAACAAAAATGTCCGAGTGGGACGGGAAACCCCAGGCCGACCTAAGGGCCGTTTTCAGCATTCATCCTGAATCGTGCACCCTGGTTGCAGCCGTTGATGCCAACATCAAGAGTATTCAGGACCTCAAGGGCAAACGGGTCAATATTGGAAATCCCGGTTCTGGCCACAGGCAGAACGCCATTGACGCCTTGACAGCCGTGGGCATTGACTGGGAAAAGGATATTATTGCAGAAGGGATCAAGGCCGCAGAGGCTGCAGGTCTTCTCCAGGATGAGCGGATCGATGCGTTCTTCTATACCGTGGGTCATCCCAATGGCTCGTTCAAGGAAGCCACGGCAGGTGTCAGAAAAGTCACCTTTGTTCCCATCGAAGGCCCGGGCATTGATGCCCTGATTAAAAGACTTCCCTACTATGCCACGGCCATGGTTCCGGTTGTTGAAAATTATCCTGCAGCAGTCAATGATTCAGACATTAAAACTTTTGGCGTTAAAGCCACCCTGGTTACCTCAGCTAAGGTTCCCGATGATGTGGTCTACGCCATTACAAAGGAGGTGTTTGAAAATTTTGAAGATTTCAAAAAACTCCATCCTGCCTACAAGGTGCTGACCAAACAGAACATGCTTGAAGGTCTTTCTGCCCCCATCCATCCGGGAGCCATGCGCTACTACAAGGAGGCGGGACTAAAGTAA